A part of Mytilus edulis unplaced genomic scaffold, xbMytEdul2.2 SCAFFOLD_1419, whole genome shotgun sequence genomic DNA contains:
- the LOC139505205 gene encoding histone H4 gives MSGRGKGGKGLGKGGAKRHRKVLRDNIQGITKPAIRRLARRGGVKRISGLIYEETRGVLKVFLENVIRDAVTYTEHAKRKTVTAMDVVYALKRQGRTLYGFGG, from the coding sequence atgtcaggcagaggaaaaggaggtaaaggtctaggaaaaggaggcgccaagcgtcacaggaaggtgttgcgtgataacatccaaggtatcaccaagccagccatccgtcgtttagcaagaagaggtggagtAAAACGTATATCTGGACTCATCTATGAGGAAACCCGCGGTGTCCTTAAAGTTttcttggaaaatgtcatccgtgatgctgtcacatacacagagcacgccaagaggaagactgtcactgccatggatgttgtctacgctttgaaacgtcaaggacgtaccttgtacggattcggaggttaa
- the LOC139505204 gene encoding histone H2B — MPPKVGTKGAKKAVTKAKTARPGGDKKRRRKRRESYAIYIYKVLRQVHPDTGVSSKAMSIMNSFVNDIFERIAAEASRLAHYNKRSTITSREIQTAVRLLLPGELAKHAVSEGTKAVTKYTSSK, encoded by the coding sequence atgccacccaaagtaggaactaaaggagccaagaaggccgtcaccaaggcaaagactgccagacccggcggtgacaagaaaaggaggaggaagagacgtgaatcctatgctatctacatctacaaagtcttgagacaagtTCACCCCGACACCGGAGTGTCCTCAAAGGCAATGTCCATCATGAACAGCTTCGTCAACGATATATTCGAGAGAATCGCAGCAGAGGCTTCCCGATTGGCACACTACAACaaaagatctaccatcacatcccgggagatccagaccgctgtccgtcttctcttacccggagaattggccaagcacgctgtcagtgaaggtaccaaagccgtcaccaaatacaccagcagcaagtaa